The window AGAAATactcatatataattatatatcctCGTGTATATCCACTATTTATCTTATTCATTATATATCCTATATGTCATTATATATCTATTACTGCTATGCGGGCAGCTGGTTGACTTACCATTTGTGAAGACAGCTGGCTTTCTGTCTCTGTGTCATTAGAACTCAGTTTTATCAGACTTTCAGTTCCTGACTCTTCCTGTTTTTGAAATAATCCGTTGCCATTACCATCCTGCAAACGGTCATATATATCGGCTGAAAATATGTCTATGAatttacatttaattttagcagattttaacaaaaagtatctacatttttctatcatttacgattgtttttgatgtttgaggtgatctggctgccaggatgtttcaagattaaaatcgacaaaacttgatcgcgttAAAACGCTCCGATCgaatgaaagtgtgattatgacatctatagttgcaaggaaaccgacagaatagagacgcgtaacactgcaatttgaatgcaatagctgataaCAATAACGAGAAAAAGAGACACGCAGCCgtacaactagtgatgtcattttgacacattcttttcttctgagcattttaacggtgatcaagttttgtcgattttaatttttagatcaCCTCCAATctaaaaaaacaatcacaaatgatagaaaatattgatagtttctaataaaatctaccaaaattttgtgagtttgtttttaaaaagctttattGCTGTTTTGCTGTGAACTCCCTATTGCATCACTATCGGTGCCGATGGCCATGAAGAACAATTGCTAACTCAGCTGGAAAAGCTATTTTTGACATGCGAGAGTCTTGTTGTAGATGACATGCCTTCAAGGGCAGGATGATTAATTTCTATGTTATGTATGATTCCAAAAGAAACTCATTCCCGTGGGAGACGTGCAAAGATGTCCCACATTGTCTGACATTATCAGACAAAACTTCAACAAATACCAGATGATTAAGATAAATAGCGTTATTAAAATAGAAGTAAGTCAAAGATAAAAATACTGCAGCAATAGTCTTGGATGGTCGAATAGTTTCgcttttaatttttaagctTTCGAATTCCCTCAAAGTAGGGGTATATGACTAGGGGTACACGACTAGGGGGGACACGACTAGAGGGTACACGACTAGGGGGTACACGACTAGGGGTACACGACTAAGGGGGGACACGACTAGGGGTGCAGGACTAGGAGGTACACGACTAGGGGGTACATGCCTAGGAGGACATGACTAGGAGGTACACGACTAGGGGGACACGACTAGGGGGTACACGATTATGGGGTACATGACTATGGGGTACACGACTAGGGGGTACACGACTAGGGGGTACACAATTAGGGAGTACACGACTAGGTGATACACAGCTAGGGGGTACATGACAATGGGGTACACGACTAGGGGGTACATGACTAAGGGGTACATGACTAGGGGGCATATGACTAGGTTGTACTTGAGGCATTCAGATTCCAATCACACACCCCTCAAAGTATTAGAAGAATCACAACAGTTCTTGGGGTGCACGAGCTACGAGATAGTCGAGTCGGGCTGAGCCTGTTGAGAGTGGATAAACCCATGTAATCTTTATAAATACTAACACTCTGGCAGTCTCCTGCGTCGTGAGTGATCGGCAGGAGTGCCGATAAAGTACCGACCAAGTATCTGCACAATTATAGTAAAACACCAGAAGGTAGACGATTGGCGCAGATGTTAGACCGTCAGTCTTCTAAACCGAATGCCGTGAATTCAAACCCTCCTAGTAGCAACCTCTTATCTCAACCTCTAACCACTAACCTAATCTACGGACAGAGTGACACAACTCTTAtcataaaaaaagttttcaatgtttttggTTTATCATAACCGCGTGCTTGCCTTATAGAAAATACATTCAGgatattctaaaaatattttattatatccATTCGTAGGTGATTGAGAGAGTAATTACCATGTCAGACACACCTCATTGAAAGTAGCATGTGgagaataactccaagtttatgatTACATTTAGGCCTAAATGATGCTTGCCGCATACCTACATGTAACACCATGATAGATTTTATTTCGATATTTTGTTCAACATAGCTATTTAGAATACATAAAGAGAATTTAAAAGGACTGTCACAACAACTACATACATTGGACTACATAAACATTATTACGCATGGAAAGTGTTATATTTCACATTACAGCTTTTAATATACTTTTATGGAGTTACCGCTTTTCGTACAGGCCAAACCTACTGATTATATATGAGTGAGATATAATTTACCATTTTATTGTACAATTACTTTAGTATACAAACACATACAAGTATCTGTGAGAACACAGTGACAAAGCAAAACGCTATGatggttttgtttttaaattcacATACTATGATCTATAATTTCACATTTGTAGCAAATTTTCTTAACCATTTAATTCAACAATTATCTTGATGGATCCTAATACTCCCTTTACTTGCAAAATTTTGCAAGTAGTCTTTGAAAacgtaaaatatatttgttttcatCTTGAGCACATAAGATTTGCTGCCAAACATAATGCACAGTTAATATGAGAAGAGAAATGGTGAGAGTAGGTACTTGTAGCAAAATTTGCTTGGCAGGTGGAGGCTAAGGACAGAGTGTGCCAGAGGTGAAATAAGaggcgcagcaaaacacttgaaCTGACACCAACTGTGCAGTGACCCCTCTCCGAGACACTccgaaaacaaaaaaaacactcAAGTTTTGCCTTTAACATTTCTACATacttattttgttataaaacttACATAATACAGATTGAAAGGCAgttttaactttaactttccAACCAGTTTGTATTTTAGCTACATTATATCATAGATCAACACTTTCACTTAAAACTGAATTTCTTTTGGTTCAAATTTCTTTTTAAACTGAAATGATAAAGcaacaaacataaatattaaGCCTTCTTAAATACACATGAATTCACTGTCATTCATCCTTGTATCAGCTGCAATGATAAACcttgaaaattatatataatatgcattgTGTATTCTACCTCAACTATTGGCATTCAatcctaaaataaaaacattagaCATTCCAAGAGATAACCTGCTAACATCTGACCGTACAAACCTGTCACAATAAAATCTTGAGTAATACTCAAATATGAAAGTGGAGTGAATTAACATCGAATAACTCATACTAGATATGGTTTAAATTTACtttatttctaattattttcatgttttactttttaacagttttttgcACACTTACATGACTGTCGTGTTTCGCAAAATGCATGTTGAGAGTCGAGACCAGTACTGGTtccaatttgtaaataaatttgtttcaataaaatttacatgtaaatgcaaCTAAAGCAGATGTTCGAATGTATTGCgacttataaaaaattaataataaatcacCAGCTAGTATGTTTCAAGTCTAAATAAGTACATGCATGTACCATTGAATTACGAGCACCTCTAAATAGGAATCTTTTGAGATAAGAAGTAaagtttgagcaaatatttgtcttaACATTTCAAGTAATTACCAAATTACGTATAAAATCTCTTGAAAAGTAGCAGTTTGTGAGCACGAGTAAAAGGCTATTAGAAATTACAAGCAAATAAGtactaaaaatttatataaataaggtAATTTGAAGTATATCTAGTTTAAATTATAGTAAATCATACCAGCTTATAGTGTGGCAGGCAAtcgcaaaaaatttaaaagaaaatttgcTCATTATTACTATAAATAAGTGTTAAGAATAACATTTAGGCCAAATAGTAACAAAGCGCCAACACAAGTGTAAAACCTGCCTCTAAATTGAGCTTCCTACCTGCGCCTTTTGTCTGTCTTTAGAAGGTCCATATGGAAACAAGCTCGGTTTTACTACATAACCGTCAGTGAAACATGAACAGAGTAGCCTTAACCAATGGCGATAGGGTGACTCATTCGCCATCTTTGCGGCAGTGTGGATAAAACTCGTCATGCAAGAACGGTAGCTTTACGAAAAACACACACTCGTCCTATTGACTGATACAAGTGCATAGTGATGTAAATATTGCCAACATAATGTCATCTCATTTTTATATGAAACAATAGAAAACTCACGGGAATACTAACacagtgaaaaaggtaaatcaATAAGCTTTAGTTCAGTAGGGCatgtatctatatgtatatataaaattctaGGAAACATCCGCAAGGGCTAGCACTGACACGACTCCCTATTGATAACACGTTATGCCCCGAAGTATACTTTGAAGATATCCAGATCTTTGTGACTCAAGTAGTGCTTTGCTATCTCAAGGTATAAGGCAGTTGATGTAGTTGATACAGTTGATGCAGTTGATGAAGTTGATGTAGTTGATACAGTTGATGCAGTTGATGCAGTTGATgcagttgatggagttgatggagttgatacAGTTGATGCAGTTGATGAAGTTGATGTAGTTGATACAGTTGATGCAGTTGATGTAGTTGATACAGTTGATGCAGTTGATGAAGTTGATGTAGTTGATACAGTTGATACAGTTGATGTAGTTGATACAGTTGATGCAGTTGAATCGGTTGATGTAGTTGATGTAGTTGATACAGTTGATACAGTTGATGCAGTTGATGTAGTTGATACAGTTGATGCAGTTGATGAAGTTGATGTAGTTGATACAGTTGATGCAGTTGATGTAGTTGATACAGTTGATGCAGTTGATGAAGTTGATGTAGTTGATACAGTTGATACAGTTGATGTAGTTGATACAGTTGATGCAGTTGAATCGGTTGATGTAGTTGATACAGTTGATGCAGTTGAATCGGTTGATGTAGTTGATACAGTTGATGCAGTTGAATCGGTTTATACAGTTGATGAAGTTGATGCAGTTGAATCGGTTTATACAGTTGATGAAGTTGAATCGGTTGATGTAGTTGATACAGTTGATGTAGTTGATACAGTTGATGCAGTTGAATCGGTTGATACAGTTGATGAAGTTGATGCAGTTGAATCGGTTTATACAGTTGATGAAGTTGAATCGGTTGATGTAGTTGATACAGTTGATGTAGTTGATACAGTTGATGCAGTTGAATCGGTTTATACAGTTGATGAAGTTGATGCAGTTGAATCGGTTTATACAGTTGATGAAGTTGATGCAGTTGAATCGGTTGATATAGTTGATACAGTTGATGCAGTTGATGTAGTTGATACAGTTGATGTAGTTGATACAGTTGATGCAGTTGAATCGGTTGATACAGTTGATGAAGTTGATGCAGTTGAATCGGTTTATACAGTTGATGAAGTTGATGAAGTTGAATCGGTTGATGTAGTTGATACAGTTGATGTAGTTGATACAGTTGATGAAGTTGATGCAGTTGAATCGGTTTATACAGTTGATGAAGTTGATGAAGTTGAATCGGTTGATGTAGTTGATACAGTTGATGCAGTTGATGTAGTTGATACAGTTGATGTAGTTGATACAGTTGATGCAGTTGAATCGGTTGATACAGTTGATGAAGTTGATGCAGTTGAATCGGTTTATACAGTTGATGAAGTTGATGAAGTTGAATCGGTTGATGTAGTTGATACAGTTGATGCAGTTGATGAAGTTGATGTAGTTGATACAGTTGATACAGTTGATGCAGTTGATGCAGTTGATGAAGTTGATGTAGTTGATACAGTTGATGCAGTTGATGTAGTTGATACAGTTGATACAGTTGATGAAGTTGATGAAGTTGATGAAGTTGATGTAGTTGATGCGGTTGAAGCAGTTGATGAAGTCGATGCAGTTGATGAAGTTGAATCGGTTGATGTAGTTGATACAGTTGATGAAGTTGATGTAGTTGATACAGTTGATACAGTTGATACAGTTGATGTAGTTGATACAGTTGATGCAGTTGAATCGGTTGATGTAGTTGATACAGTTGATACAGTTGATGAAGTTGATGAAGTTGAATCGGTTGATGTAGTTGATACAGTTGATGTAGTTGATACAGTTGATGTAGTTGATACAGTTGATGCAGTTGAATCGGTTGATGTAGTTGATACAGTTGATGCAGTTGAATCGGTTGATGTAGTTGATACAGTTGATGCAGTTGAATCGGTTTATACAGTTGATGAAGTTGATGCAGTTGAATCGGTTTATACAGTTGATGAAGTTGATGCAGTTGAATCGGTTTATACAGTTGATGAAGTTGATGAAGTTGAATCGGTTGATGTAGTTGATACAGTTGATGCAGTTGATGTAGTTGATACAGTTGATGTAGTTGATACAGTTGATGCAGTTGAATCGGTTGATACAGTTGATGAAGTTGATGCAGTTGAATCGGTTTATACAGTTGATGAAGTTGATGAAGTTGAATCGGTTGATGTAGTTGATACAGTTGATGCAGTTGATGTAGTTGATACAGTTGATGTAGTTGATGAAGTTGATGCAGTTGAATCGGTTTATACAGTTGATGAAGTTGATGCAGTTGAATCGGTTTATACAGTTGATGAAGTTGATGAAGTTGAATCGGTTGATGTAGTTGATACAGTTGATGCAGTTGATGTAGTTGATACAGTTGATGTAGTTGATGAAGTTGATGCAGTTGAATCGGTTTATACAGTTGATGAAGTTGATGCAGTTGAATCGGTTTATACAGTTGATGAAGTTGATGCGGTTTATACAGTTGATGAAGTTGATGCGGTTTATACAGTTGATGAAGTTGATGTAGTTGATACAGTTGATGAAGTTGATGCAGTTGAATCGGTTGATGTAGTTGATACAGTTGATGCAGTTGAATCGGTTTATACAGTTGATGAAGTTGATGAAGTTGAATCGGTTGATGTAGTTGATACAGTTGATGCAGTTGATGAAGTTGATGTAGTTGATACAGTTGATACAGTTGATGAAGTTGATGAAGTTGAATCGGTTGATGTAGTTGATACAGTTGATGCAGTTGATGTAGTTGATACAGTTGATGCAGTTGATGAAGTTGAATCGGTTGATGTAGTTGATACAGTTGATGCAGTTGATGTAGTTGATACAGTTGATGTAGTTGATACAGTTGATGCAGTTGAATCGGTTGATGTAGTTGATACAGTTGATGCAGTTGAATCGGTTTATACAGTTGATGAAGTTGATGCAGTTGAATCGGTTTATACAGTTGATGAAGTTGATGCAGTTGAATCGGTTTATACAGTTGATGAAGTTGATGCGGTTTATACAGTTGATGAAGTTGATGCGGTTTATACAGTTGATGAAGTTGATGCAGTTGAATCGGTTGATGAAGTTGATGCAGTTGATGAAGTTGATGCGGTTGAAGCAGTTGAATCGGTTGATGTAGTTGATACAGTTGATGCAGTTGAATCGGTTGATGCAGTTGAATCGGTTGATGTAGTTGATACAGTTGATGCAGTTGAATCGGTTGATGTAGTTGATACAGTTGATGCAGTTGAATC of the Watersipora subatra chromosome 4, tzWatSuba1.1, whole genome shotgun sequence genome contains:
- the LOC137394094 gene encoding homeobox-like protein HDP1 codes for the protein MQERYKAVDVVDTVDAVDEVDVVDTVDAVDAVDAVDGVDGVDTVDAVDEVDVVDTVDAVDVVDTVDAVDEVDVVDTVDTVDVVDTVDAVESVDVVDVVDTVDTVDAVDVVDTVDAVDEVDVVDTVDAVDVVDTVDAVDEVDVVDTVDTVDVVDTVDAVESVDVVDTVDAVESVDVVDTVDAVESVYTVDEVDAVESVYTVDEVESVDVVDTVDVVDTVDAVESVDTVDEVDAVESVYTVDEVESVDVVDTVDVVDTVDAVESVYTVDEVDAVESVYTVDEVDAVESVDIVDTVDAVDVVDTVDVVDTVDAVESVDTVDEVDAVESVYTVDEVDEVESVDVVDTVDLIQLMQLM